The following proteins are co-located in the Microbacterium sp. SORGH_AS_0888 genome:
- a CDS encoding WXG100 family type VII secretion target, whose amino-acid sequence MSAFSVDSDALFAATATMRGTIDRLQAESGSLLAQLTQLQSSWTGSAAVLFHGTVEQWRATQLQVEDALAAIGQALTAAGQQYLEVEQANASLFR is encoded by the coding sequence ATGTCCGCGTTCTCCGTCGATTCCGACGCCCTCTTCGCCGCGACCGCCACGATGCGCGGCACGATCGATCGGCTGCAGGCCGAGTCCGGCTCGCTGCTGGCCCAGCTGACCCAGCTGCAGTCGAGCTGGACCGGCTCGGCGGCCGTCCTCTTCCACGGCACGGTCGAGCAGTGGCGTGCGACCCAGCTTCAGGTCGAGGACGCCCTCGCCGCGATCGGTCAGGCCCTCACCGCGGCAGGGCAGCAGTATCTCGAGGTCGAGCAGGCGAACGCCTCGCTCTTCCGCTGA
- the groL gene encoding chaperonin GroEL (60 kDa chaperone family; promotes refolding of misfolded polypeptides especially under stressful conditions; forms two stacked rings of heptamers to form a barrel-shaped 14mer; ends can be capped by GroES; misfolded proteins enter the barrel where they are refolded when GroES binds): MAKIIAFDEEARRGLERGLNTLADAVKVTLGPRGRNVVLEKKWGAPTITNDGVSIAKEIELDDPYEKIGAELVKEVAKKTDDVAGDGTTTATVLAQALVREGLRNVAAGADPISLKKGIEKAVAAVTAQLLADAKEVESKEQIAATASISAADPAIGELIAEAIDKVGKEGVVTVEESNTFGTELELTEGMRFDKGYINPYFVTDPERQEAVFEDPYILIANQKISNIKDLLPIVDKVIQEGKELLIIAEDVEGEALATLVLNKIRGIFKSAAVKAPGFGDRRKAQLQDIAILTGGQVITEEVGLKLENATVDLLGRARKVIITKDETTIVEGAGDSAQIEGRVTQIRREIENTDSDYDREKLQERLAKLAGGVAVIKAGAATEVELKERKHRIEDAVRNAKAAVEEGVVAGGGVALIQAGKTAFAGLELSGDEATGANIVKVAIEAPLKQIALNAGLEPGVVANKVSELAVGHGLNAATGEYGDLFAQGIIDPAKVTRSALQNAASIAGLFLTTEAVVADKPEKTPAAPADPSGGMDF, from the coding sequence ATGGCAAAGATCATCGCTTTCGATGAGGAGGCCCGTCGCGGCCTCGAGCGCGGCCTCAACACCCTGGCCGACGCCGTCAAGGTGACCCTGGGTCCCCGCGGTCGCAACGTCGTTCTCGAGAAGAAGTGGGGCGCGCCCACCATCACGAACGACGGTGTGTCGATCGCCAAGGAGATCGAGCTCGACGACCCGTACGAGAAGATCGGTGCGGAGCTCGTCAAGGAGGTCGCCAAGAAGACCGACGACGTCGCCGGTGACGGCACCACGACCGCCACGGTGCTCGCCCAGGCGCTCGTGCGCGAGGGCCTGCGCAACGTCGCGGCCGGCGCCGACCCGATCAGCCTGAAGAAGGGCATCGAGAAGGCCGTCGCGGCTGTCACCGCGCAGCTGCTGGCCGACGCCAAGGAGGTCGAGTCCAAGGAGCAGATCGCCGCGACCGCGTCGATCTCCGCCGCCGACCCGGCCATCGGCGAGCTCATCGCCGAGGCGATCGACAAGGTCGGCAAGGAGGGTGTGGTCACCGTCGAGGAGTCCAACACCTTCGGCACCGAGCTCGAGCTCACCGAGGGCATGCGTTTCGACAAGGGCTACATCAACCCCTACTTCGTGACCGACCCCGAGCGTCAGGAGGCGGTCTTCGAGGACCCGTACATCCTGATCGCGAACCAGAAGATCTCCAACATCAAGGACCTGCTGCCGATCGTCGACAAGGTGATCCAGGAGGGCAAGGAGCTCCTCATCATCGCGGAGGACGTCGAGGGCGAGGCGCTCGCGACGCTGGTGCTGAACAAGATCCGCGGCATCTTCAAGTCGGCCGCCGTCAAGGCCCCCGGCTTCGGTGACCGTCGCAAGGCTCAGCTGCAGGACATCGCGATCCTCACGGGTGGCCAGGTCATCACCGAGGAGGTCGGTCTCAAGCTCGAGAACGCCACGGTGGACCTGCTCGGTCGTGCCCGCAAGGTCATCATCACCAAGGACGAGACCACGATCGTCGAGGGTGCCGGCGACTCCGCGCAGATCGAGGGCCGCGTGACCCAGATCCGTCGCGAGATCGAGAACACCGACAGCGACTACGACCGCGAGAAGCTCCAGGAGCGTCTTGCCAAGCTCGCGGGCGGCGTGGCCGTCATCAAGGCGGGCGCGGCCACCGAGGTCGAGCTCAAGGAGCGCAAGCACCGCATCGAGGACGCCGTTCGCAACGCGAAGGCAGCCGTCGAAGAGGGTGTCGTCGCCGGTGGTGGCGTGGCTCTCATCCAGGCGGGCAAGACGGCGTTCGCCGGTCTCGAGCTCTCGGGCGACGAGGCCACCGGTGCGAACATCGTCAAGGTCGCTATCGAGGCTCCGCTCAAGCAGATCGCCCTCAACGCCGGTCTCGAGCCGGGCGTCGTCGCGAACAAGGTGTCCGAGCTCGCCGTCGGTCACGGCCTGAACGCCGCGACCGGTGAGTACGGCGACCTGTTCGCACAGGGCATCATCGACCCGGCCAAGGTCACCCGTTCGGCGCTGCAGAACGCCGCGTCGATCGCGGGTCTGTTCCTCACCACCGAGGCCGTCGTCGCGGACAAGCCGGAGAAGACCCCGGCTGCTCCGGCCGACCCCTCGGGCGGCATGGACTTCTGA
- a CDS encoding cold-shock protein has product MTQGTVKWFNAEKGYGFITSGDGQDVFVHYSNIEMSGFRVLEEGQAVEFTVGSGQKGPQAESVRVLA; this is encoded by the coding sequence ATGACCCAGGGCACCGTGAAATGGTTCAACGCCGAGAAGGGGTACGGCTTCATCACGTCCGGTGATGGGCAGGACGTCTTCGTGCACTACTCGAACATCGAGATGTCCGGATTCCGGGTGCTCGAAGAAGGCCAGGCGGTGGAGTTCACCGTCGGCTCCGGCCAGAAGGGGCCGCAGGCCGAGTCCGTGCGCGTCCTCGCCTGA
- a CDS encoding LytR C-terminal domain-containing protein, with protein sequence MPRQNFPRDRFDDLSASSGRVGAHRAENPRLRAGGILLWAIAATIVLIGLGIFGSLILSGRVVLFPTPEPTPTATAQVTPVVDTSYTVLVLNAANEEGLATRVRDTLLGQGWTEQKVSAGNAGSTFETSTVYYASPDAYPAALGLARLLGMSNVAYDPNYPLPSTSATQLTVVLGMDRSAGATPTP encoded by the coding sequence GTGCCGCGTCAGAACTTCCCCCGCGACCGCTTCGACGACCTCTCGGCGTCGTCCGGCCGCGTCGGTGCCCACCGGGCGGAGAATCCGCGGCTTCGGGCGGGCGGCATCCTGCTCTGGGCGATCGCGGCGACGATCGTGCTCATCGGGCTGGGGATCTTCGGGAGCCTCATCCTCTCGGGGCGGGTCGTCCTGTTCCCGACGCCGGAGCCGACGCCCACCGCGACGGCGCAGGTCACCCCGGTCGTCGACACCTCCTATACCGTGCTGGTGCTGAACGCGGCCAACGAGGAGGGCCTCGCGACGCGCGTCAGGGACACCCTGCTGGGGCAGGGCTGGACGGAGCAGAAGGTCAGCGCCGGCAACGCGGGCAGCACGTTCGAGACCTCGACCGTCTACTACGCCTCGCCGGATGCCTACCCCGCTGCGCTCGGCCTCGCCAGGCTCCTGGGGATGAGCAACGTGGCCTACGACCCGAACTACCCGCTGCCTTCGACCTCTGCGACCCAGCTGACCGTCGTGCTCGGAATGGACCGCTCGGCGGGGGCGACGCCGACCCCCTGA